The following are encoded together in the Bombus affinis isolate iyBomAffi1 chromosome 6, iyBomAffi1.2, whole genome shotgun sequence genome:
- the LOC126917871 gene encoding vitamin K epoxide reductase complex subunit 1-like protein 1 — protein sequence MTTIKKSIRKLNTAIITTCIVGFAVSYYAYYVELAKEKDDLYEAVCDISEHVSCTKAFSSKYGKGFGIIPETSLLYAPNSIYGLTFYLLVAILSISNKYVTSALVVTLGICANLGTLYLAYILYKLSNICVVCVSLYVVNAILLILAVKKQRKLYRNNGTNKKKKSK from the exons ATGACTACAATTAAGAAATCTATACGAAAATTAAACACTGCAATTATCACAACATGTATCGTAGGTTTTGCTGTTTCTTACTATGCATATTACGTGGAATTAGCAAAGGAAAAGGATGATTTGTACGAAGCAGTGTGCGATATTAGCGAGCATGTTAGTTGCACGAAAGCATTTTCCTCCAA ATATGGGAAAGGTTTTGGAATAATTCCAGAAACATCTCTTTTATATGCGCCAAATTCTATATATGGATTAACGTTTTATCTTTTGGTCGCAATACTAA gTATATCAAATAAGTATGTTACATCAGCCCTTGTCGTAACATTAGGAATCTGTGCGAATCTTGGTACGCTTTATCTGGCTTACATTTTGTACAAATTAAGCAATATTTGTGTAGTTTGTGTTAGTCTGTATGTCGTAAATGCTATTCTTTTAATACTTGCTGTTAAAAAGCAGCGAAAACTATATCGAAATAATGGCACAAACAAGAAgaaaaaatcgaaataa
- the LOC126917872 gene encoding SUMO-conjugating enzyme UBC9-B yields the protein MSGIAIARLAEERKAWRKDHPFGFVARPVKNQDGTLNLMNWECAIPGKKSTPWEGGLYKLRMIFKDDYPSSPPKCKFEPPLFHPNVYPSGTVCLSLLDEEKDWRPAITIKQILLGIQDLLNEPNVKDPAQAEAYTIYCQNRLEYEKRVRAQARAMAPQE from the exons ATGTCAGGCATTGCGATTGCTAGGCTCGCCGAAGAGCGAAAAGCATGGAGGAAAGATCATCCTTTT GGATTTGTAGCACGACCTGTTAAAAATCAGGATGGCACACTTAACTTGATGAATTGGGAATGTGCAATACCAGGGAAAAAGTCT ACACCATGGGAGGGAGGATTGTACAAATTACGCATGATCTTCAAGGATGACTATCCTTCTAGTCCACCAAAATGTAAATTTGAACCTCCTTTATTTCACCCAAATGTCTATCCTTCAGGAACAGTATGTTTGTCTCTCTTGGATGAAGAAAAAGATTGGAGGCCTGCTATTACAATTAAACAAATTCTCCTTGGTATACAAGATTTATTAAATGAACCAAATGTCAAAGATCCAGCTCAAGCAGAagcatatacaatatattg TCAAAATCGCTTGGAGTATGAAAAACGTGTCAGAGCTCAAGCGAGAGCAATGGCTCCACAGGAATAA